The Oreochromis niloticus isolate F11D_XX linkage group LG18, O_niloticus_UMD_NMBU, whole genome shotgun sequence DNA window GCTCCTAAGATCCAATTACAACCCAAGTCATTTTAGGACGACTCCAAATAAACAATCAACATAAGCACTCTTATGACTTCACTTCTCTTCTTTAAGTTTCTCGGGACAGCTTCGTTTATAGTGTTTTTAGTGTGAGGTAGACATCCgtgcggcagcagcagcagccagccgCTCACAGTTGTTCCTACAGCTTCAAGCCGGCGATCGTTCTGAATGAAGGAACGAAGAATTCACAGTGGCTCAGTTTGTGCTTCTCTAGATTCCTCATGATCCTGAACGTCTTGCCGCACGTGGCACAGCTGAAAGGCTTCTCTCCGGTGTGAAACCTCAAGTGCGCTTTTAGGTTGTCTCGCAGCCGAAAGCTTTTACCGCACTGCGTGCAGGTGTGTGGCCTCTCCCCCGTGTGGAACCTCGAGTGGCGGCGGAGACTCTTTCGCAGGGCAAACGTTTTAGAGCACACAGAACACGAGTACGGCTTTTCTCCGGTGTGGAAGCGCTTGTGCCGCCGGAGGATCTTCCTCCGGCTGAATGTTTTCCCGCAGATGCTGCAAGAGTATCCATCTCGGGAGCGGCTGATGACCGTTTGGAGGCGCCAAATGTCATTTGCGCATCTGGTGAAGCAGCACAGGCGATGGCCGGTGTGAAGACCTTGATGACGGCGGAGATCTTTCGGCACAGGCCAACCGTTATTGAGGTCAACGCTGTGAGCTTTGGCAGTGTCGCCCTGAATCTCTGATTCAGGCATCGTGAGAACATTTACCAGCTGCACTGCGCAGGGACGCAGCAGCTTTGGATCTGGAGATGTGAGTTTCAATTTCATCTGGAGATGGTTCTTTGCTTCCTTCTGAGAGTGGACCCACTCCCACACTCCAATCTGTGCAGGAGTCGCAGCGCCATCAGATGGGGATGGACTATAGGCAGTGCCTTTAGCTGTGCTGACACTGGCCTGCTGAGGCTCGGCTTGAGCAGGCTTCTCTGATTTATCAACTTTGGGTGTTGGAGACTCCAGCTTAAGGATCAGCGGGCAAACAAACTTCACCTTCTCCCCAGAAGCAGAGTTGTTCGTGTCAGGCTGAATTACAAGAGGCCTCTGCTCAGCTGGCGTCTCTGTCCGTGTCTCTGTGGAGACTGAAACAGATCACATGCATCTTTAATGACACTGAACATTTTCACCATCCTTTCATGAAGCTTCCCAAACCCCTTCACTCTCTTACAAAATGGCTCTGCATCTCTCAGTGGCTGCTATGCATGCAAAATAATAGAACAGGAACCATCAAATAACAGGGGCAGATACAGTATTTAAAACACTGTCATTACACGTGTCCACACCTTGTTTTTGTATGTTAAATAATCTTCACAACTGAAGAATTTGACATTATTTGAAaccataaaatttaaaaatgctcACAAAATGCAACAGCGTGACACTGGCAGTCAAACGTTGCAGTACAGTGTACTGATGGAAGCACGAAGGTCTGAAATTTATCAAACTTTAACCACAGTAATTATTAAAGACAGGCGACAGAGTGCAATCAGTGACGAGCGGAGCTAGTGTTCTTGCTAATTCATGTAGCTGTGAAGTGAAATGGTCAAGTATCGCTGCTGTTAGCACCAGATGGCAGCAACACAACAAAGCATTTCCAAGTGTTAGCACAGCACACTCTCATTATACACTGTTGTACTATTGtaaggtctaccttacaatataaagcaccttgaggcaacagttgttgtgatttggtgctgtataaataaaattgagtcAAACTTTTGTATTGCTACTCTGTGTATAAAAAAAGCATTTAGCCTAAGCCTAACTTGGTCCACCACATTATTAAACTATTGCGTGGTGCTAAAAAACGATATCTGCAAGAATAACGCCGCATTACAACTTGCGTGCGATACACATCCTGCATCATAGAGGAAAACACACAGGTTTCTCAATGTTGCGGTTTACTGGTCTGAGGGAGCAAAAAGCCACAGCTTTACTGATGACACTTAACatctgagcacccagagagctgcccagccaggcaagataaactttattcGTCACGATGAGACATCTTCCCTGTGTCTGtgagtccctgcatccttaaatgtctccagttgtcccgagttctctatgactgtctccttggtgcatttaaaccctgttcctccctgtccttatcgtctgttgtcttcgtctccgttatcagtcatcataattttaccatctctgtgcaagtctgcaaatttctttcttaaatcatatgattcttaaattcaacaagtctctctgtgcctgggtcctcgtctcaaaacatgacatcactgttttgtacattttaacacaatttaatccccatatttgtgaaagaaaagcaaaacacttttttgaaaagtctgtaacaaaaccatcaaatcaaagataaaggttatttaaatgctgcaaaagaagaatggattggaataaaaaaaaaatacatatcctaaccttaattactgggggaggataatgaatgatgctcatagtgagtaaaaagtaaactgagtgcattttttggacagagattcacttttaatgtgtatgtataatataatacagatacataaaaaaaacactcccaaaacagaataaattattacaaataaaaatctttactgcagatactaaatttactaatttaataatactaattttgtgttgtaatatTTAATCGggttcatgctttcatagtggtacttgggagacttgacatttttatcaggtggtacacactgtaaaaagtttgagaaacactgataagtgtatgtgtgcttttggaaaacatttaaagctgcagtacagaatctttgaaacaagccagcttaaaacatttttagaatataaacagagcactctgcgtctctttacagctcctcactccaccagggctgtttggcactttctgatagtgcACAAATGTGGTGCACGTACTgcagcagtcatacagacaactggacggtccaaaggttagcctacctattactggctgaggttttagtagagttgtggctgaaccacataaaaatatatcattaattttaatctccccaatcaatgataatgttatgttggaatgttgttaaagagggtcaaaagtgtttcaacccagtttgttttgcagattctgtatagcagctttaatatagggagaacacaacttcctgattgtgtgagtaaaatcaggttttttctctttgccagtttaacagtttgttttgcctgtcactgttccctgtctgttttcttacctggttcttcctgaccttgtactttctcctcacattcccctctttcctctctccctctttggactgacaatcatacacaaatagattgtattcaattagatgaaaaattacattaatatgaaaaaatactattaagatcactaacaaaaagtcctctctcagtttactttcaaccaaaaggaaaataaccaaaccacatgaacatctaataaaagatttaaatattgaaatactaatccaacattattcttgattgacggatcatttgatcttacacttttacctgaatgtggctcctttttttgaaaaaacttccttttatctattatgaacctggctgtctctctgtacaaacacacacacacacacacacacacacaacagttgTTATAAGGTTAATGAGCATTcggtcagttagctagttagtatccatttaaaacaggacagtggtaacaacagtaggctagggacaattttaagttttagattttaaataggctgtatacatttcaatgggagcaacaggacggtcagatgtcgctgattttactacagagcaggacggattgtagggtagcaaacatcgccggaaaacaagttttcaacactgcaggttacctgggtgtaatgtttttcagctaaaaagaaacatggcctgactcctacctaactatataaagagtaactgaaggttaaatgcagctaacatgtcctgttttaagccaggcactaACAcatccgctccgctgcgtctcagccactaTCGCTCTGACAGCAACGCAACGGCGCTAGAGCCAGACTAgctgagctggaacaaaccattttgggagggaggggggtatctatacttttgttgttaaaatgttatgtctCAACCAAgcactgtatgctttttatatttttagcagtgtgtcgcacaaacagcaaatattgtcaaaaaaagtaagaaatctttgggggtgctttgattcattttgggggtgctgaagcacccccaaaaatgggctaaaatcgcccctgcttATGATGAATGGGTCATTTCCAAACAGAACTGTACACAGGGCAGATCAGAATACTGCCCATTCTACTTTGCATCAATTATTTATGAATCATTTTACAGCATTTTGGGGTCTTCGCACATTCAGAAGCTAGCCCCATGTCCCTTGCCCCTTttcaagattaaaaaaacaacaaaaaactaaactaaactaaacaaatGAGTTATGCAACCAGATCAATTGTACACTGACTCCATGTTGGTCCCAGAGCATTCTGTTTAATCTGTCTTTTTTTATGTAGTATGCATGGTGTGTATCTAGCATTCATAATGTGTTTATGCTTCCACTGTGTCAGTGTAACACGTAGTTCTTACCATGCAAATCAACTTCTGTCTGAGCACCACAGTCAGATGGAGACTCTGCTCCATGGACGCGCAACTCCACCATATCCACAACCTGATAAAAGAAGTAACAAGACACATTTGCATGCATGCATCATGGCAAGTGCAATACAGACCTGAAGCGTcgcagtaataaaaaaaaaaaaacgggcaacagagaaaagcagacAAGGCTTCATAAAGTGCCTGTTCTTCATTCCACAGGTGATTTACAGCCCCTGTAAATTCTCACTGACCGGATCCTTCAGGGATGACCACTCGGGGTCAGCAGGCCCATTATCTTCAGCCAAGAGGATTTCTGGCGGAA harbors:
- the si:rp71-1g18.1 gene encoding zinc finger protein 629, which encodes MSTVVVSLQAQVESVLGSLVKAASVELIKLFESRYRASEVDLGRGEDGKGSETSDVLSSGDTKRSIGVQVGDSAEEPSLFNGLTFVSDSDYVRECKEVVMEGCLIPPEILLAEDNGPADPEWSSLKDPVVDMVELRVHGAESPSDCGAQTEVDLHVSTETRTETPAEQRPLVIQPDTNNSASGEKVKFVCPLILKLESPTPKVDKSEKPAQAEPQQASVSTAKGTAYSPSPSDGAATPAQIGVWEWVHSQKEAKNHLQMKLKLTSPDPKLLRPCAVQLVNVLTMPESEIQGDTAKAHSVDLNNGWPVPKDLRRHQGLHTGHRLCCFTRCANDIWRLQTVISRSRDGYSCSICGKTFSRRKILRRHKRFHTGEKPYSCSVCSKTFALRKSLRRHSRFHTGERPHTCTQCGKSFRLRDNLKAHLRFHTGEKPFSCATCGKTFRIMRNLEKHKLSHCEFFVPSFRTIAGLKL